In the Quercus lobata isolate SW786 chromosome 5, ValleyOak3.0 Primary Assembly, whole genome shotgun sequence genome, one interval contains:
- the LOC115989695 gene encoding calcium-dependent protein kinase 21-like, with the protein MGCCSSKRKSPNPDVINGYGSNVQNYLAQPAFVSHNKVSAPQTQTTQPRHHHHHHHHHQQQQQQQQQQQQQQSYHQIKPQPPNPSSAKPAPKNIIAMQKPDSILGRPFDDIKEYYTLGKELGRGQFGITYLCTENSTGRTYACKSILKRKLVSKSDRDDMKREVQIMQHMSGQPNIVEFRGAYEDRYSVHLVMELCAGGELFDRIIAQGQYSEKAASGICRAIVNVVNVCHFMGVMHRDLKPENFLLSTKDEGAMLKATDFGLSVFIEEGKVYHDIVGSAYYVAPEVLQRNYGKEIDIWSAGVILYILLSGVPPFWAENEKGIFDAVLQGELDFKSEPWPLISESAKDLIRKMLTKDPKKRITAAQVLEHPWIKGGQASDKPIDGAVLLRMKQFRAMNKLKKLALKVIAQSLSEEEIKGLKAMFINMDTDNSGTITYEELKTGLARMGSRLSEVEVKQLMEAADVDGDGTIDYIEFISATMHRHRLERDDHLYKAFQYFDKDSSGYITRDELEAAMKEYGMGDEASIKEIISEVDTDNDGRINYEEFSTMMRSGMPQPAKLY; encoded by the exons ATGGGTTGCTGTTCTAGCAAGAGAAAGTCTCCAAACCCAGATGTAATCAATGGGTATGGATCAAATGTCCAAAATTACCTAGCCCAACCAGCTTTTGTGTCTCATAATAAAGTCTCAgcccctcaaactcaaaccaCACAACCTaggcaccaccaccaccaccaccaccaccatcaacaacagcaacagcaacagcaacagcaacagcaacagcaatcATATCATCAGATAAAGCCACAGCCACCAAATCCTAGTTCAGCAAAACCTGCACCCAAAAACATTATAGCTATGCAGAAACCAGACTCCATTCTAGGCAGGCCCTTTGATGACATTAAAGAGTACTATACACTTGGAAAAGAACTGGGTAGAGGTCAATTTGGCATCACATATTTGTGCACTGAGAACTCAACTGGTCGTACTTATGCCTGCAAATCCATTCTGAAACGTAAGCTTGTGTCCAAGAGCGACAGGGATGATATGAAGAGAGAGGTTCAGATTATGCAGCACATGTCTGGTCAGCCAAACATTGTGGAATTCAGGGGTGCTTATGAGGATAGGTACTCTGTGCACCTTGTGATGGAGCTTTGTGCTGGGGGTGAGCTTTTTGATAGGATAATAGCACAAGGCCAGTATTCTGAGAAGGCTGCCTCAGGTATTTGTAGGGCCATTGTTAATGTGGTCAATGTTTGCCATTTCATGGGTGTGATGCATCGTGATCTTAAGCCTGAGAATTTCTTGCTGTCTACTAAGGATGAAGGGGCTATGTTGAAAGCAACCGATTTTGGGTTGTCTGTCTTCATTGAGGAAG GAAAGGTGTATCATGATATAGTAGGCAGTGCTTATTATGTTGCTCCTGAAGTATTGCAGCGTAATTATGGAAAGGAAATAGATATTTGGAGTGCTGGAGTTATCTTGTACATTCTTCTTAGTGGTGTACCTCCATTTTGGGCAG AAAATGAAAAGGGAATATTTGATGCTGTACTGCAAGGAGAACTTGACTTTAAAAGTGAACCATGGCCGTTGATTTCAGAGAGTGCAAAAGATCTAATCAGGAAGATGCTGACAAAGGACCCAAAAAAGCGAATCACTGCCGCACAAGTTCTTG AGCATCCATGGATTAAAGGTGGGCAAGCATCAGACAAGCCAATAGATGGTGCAGTGCTCTTGAGAATGAAGCAATTTAGGGCAATGAATAAGCTCAAGAAACTGGCACTAAAG GTCATAGCACAAAGTCTATctgaagaagaaattaaaggtCTTAAAGCAATGTTCATAAACATGGACACTGACAACAGTGGTACAATCACTTACGAAGAACTGAAGACAGGTTTGGCTCGGATGGGTTCACGACTGTCAGAGGTAGAAGTCAAGCAACTCATGGAAGCT GCTGATGTAGATGGAGATGGAACGATTGACTACATTGAATTTATCTCTGCTACAATGCATAGACACAGACTAGAAAGAGATGATCACCTATACAAAGCATTTCAGTATTTTGATAAGGATAGCAGTGG GTATATTACGAGAGATGAGTTAGAGGCAGCTATGAAGGAGTACGGAATGGGTGATGAAGCAAGCATCAAAGAAATTATTTCTGAGGTGGATACAGATAAT GATGGGAGGATCAACTACGAGGAGTTTTCCACGATGATGAGAAGTGGAATGCCACAGCCAGCCAAACTATATTAG